Proteins encoded together in one Asterias rubens chromosome 4, eAstRub1.3, whole genome shotgun sequence window:
- the LOC117289638 gene encoding vacuolar protein sorting-associated protein 4B-like: MSGGTLQKAIDIVTKATDEDKNGNYEEALKLYTHGVEYFIHANKYEAHGDKAKQSIRDKCTQYLERAEQLKKYIEKKNKKKAVKEGGGSSSAAKKGGKSNKKDDGSDSDSDDNPETKKMQNQLQSAIIMEKPNIKWSDVAGLEGAKDALKEAVILPIKFPHLFTGKRQAWRGILLYGPPGTGKSYLAKAVATEANNSTFLSVSSSDLVSKWLGESEKLVKTLFSMARDNKPSIIFIDEVDSLCGSRSENESESARRIKTEFLVNMQGVGLDNDQVLVLGATNIPWSLDAAIRRRFERRIYIPLPEEQARCTMFKLHMGKTPCELTDNDYRYLAELSSGYSGADISIVVRNALMEPVRKVQTATHFKTISGPSPQDPNVMLHDLLTPCSPGDPQAREMTWLNVPGEKLAEPRVTVKDLTASLDRIKPSVNEDDLGKYVKFTEDFGQEG, from the exons ATGTCGGGTGGTACTTTACAG AAAGCCATTGACATTGTAACCAAGGCAACAGACGAAGATAAGAATGGTAACTACGAGGAAGCTCTTAAGCTGTACACACATGGAGTGGAATACTTCATCCATGCTAATAAAT ATGAGGCACATGGTGACAAAGCCAAACAAAGCATCAGGGATAAATGCACCCAGTATCTGGAACGAGCCGAGCAACTAAAGAAATACATCgagaagaagaacaagaagaaggCAGTGAAAGAAGGAGGTGGGAGCAGCAGCGCTGCAAAGAAAGG GGGTAAAAGCAATAAGAAAGACGATGGtagtgacagtgacagtgatGACAACCCAGAAACTAAAAAGATGCAAAACCAGCTGCAAA GTGCTATTATAATGGAGAAGCCAAACATCAAATGGAGCGACGTTGCTGGCCTTGAGGGGGCGAAAGATGCCCTGAAAGAAGCTGTCATTCTACCCATAAAGTTTCCTCATCTCTTCACAGGCAAGAGACAAGCCTGGAGAGGAATCCTGCTATATGGG CCACCAGGAACAGGTAAATCCTACCTGGCTAAAGCGGTCGCCACTGAGGCCAACAACTCCACATTTCTCTCCGTTTCTTCATCTGATCTCGTCTCCAAATGGCTGGGAGAAAGTGAAAA GTTAGTCAAGACATTGTTCTCTATGGCTAGAGATAACAAACCCTCCATCATTTTCATAGATGAGGTAGATTCACTCTGCGGCTCAAGGAGTGAAAACGAGAGTGAGTCAGCCAGACGTATCAAGACAGAGTTTCTCGTCAACATGCAGG GAGTCGGCTTGGACAATGATCAGGTTCTCGTATTAGGAGCTACCAACATCCCCTGGTCATTAGACGCTGCCATCAGAAGAAG ATTTGAGAGAAGAATATATATCCCCTTACCCGAGGAGCAAGCACGCTGCACGATGTTCAAACTACACATGGGTAAGACGCCCTGTGAGCTGACGGACAATGATTACAGATACCTGGCTGAGTTGAGTAGCGGGTACTCCGGTGCCGATATCAGCATCGTGGTCAGAAACGCTCTCATGGAACCCGTCCGCAAAGTGCAGACGGCAACACATTTTAAGACG ATTTCCGGCCCCTCCCCACAAGATCCCAATGTCATGCTCCATGACCTATTGACCCCATGCTCACCCGGTGACCCCCAGGCCAGGGAGATGACATGGCTCAATGTGCCAGGAGAGAAGCTAGCGGAACCAAGGGTTACAGTG AAAGACCTGACTGCTTCATTAGATCGAATTAAACCATCGGTCAACGAGGACGATCTAGGCAAATATGTCAAGTTCACTGAGGACTTTGGACAGGAGGGTTGA